CTGTGTTATGttgaattaaaataattctgATATAACACTTTTTTTGaagttcattttttttatttcttctatttataaaaaaaaaaaatacataaaaatatatttatatatatatatatatatatatatatttatataatgtaacACATATTGATATTGTTACAAAATGGTAAAGGTCTTTATATCTTGCTGCTCTTCCTTTTTGACTACATTTTTTTTGGGTACTACAACTTGTGGTATACCCCAATGTGGATGTAGGGCTCCtggatatacatataattttctatAAAAGATTTGCCTAAGTCTGTTATTGGGTAGCATTCTCTTAACAGCTAGATTTAAAATCATGGATGGGTTTCTAGCAAAGACTGTTTTACATGATAAAATTTTATGACTTTTTGAATGACTTTTTCTTgggaatttataaattttggTATCCCATGTATGTCCATAAAACTTCACATGTATAGCATTTACAACAATAACACTACTACTATTAACTTTATTAGGATTGTAATCAACTCTATATTTTCCTTGTAATAATTTACTAATGCATGCAGCTAAACTTCCTACACTTTTATTTGTAGCGTCTATTACAAACCAGTTACCTTTCTCTTTATCAAAAACGCTTAAAGCACACTTTGAAATATGTTCTTCTGAAAAAATATCAACCTTGGGCATATTCTTCTTTAAAAATGGATAACTCTGCCTAAGGGGGGggagaaataaaaattaaagcaTTTACATAAaagtgtacatatatatataatatatatatatgtaataattatattatatatatatatatatatatattttttttttttttttgaaggagaccttatttataaataaaacaggGCACATGATTTCCCATATTTATATGGAATTaacattatgataataaatatatgttatatatatatatatatgtatacatttgtatgttttataattttttatgatttaCCATTGTACATTTGAAAAAGGGTTAATGTGCTGTTCATGAAAAGATGCCTTGGGATATCCTCCTAATTTAATCAAGCTTCTTCTTATCATATTTCATCTTTTAAGAAGGTACCCATATgtcatatatcatattatattgtatatatatatatatatatatgtaaataaaatgataattattttaatatgttaaattttaatatctaattattttattatatattatgtatatatatatatatatatatatattatatatgttttatattttatataatattctcgTGAGTATATACTCATATAGTTtcctaatatatttattattaagatgtgatatatacattaatttttatgtattaaatGGATGTTATTGttacaaatttatatatatatttatatatatatatatatatatatatatatatatatattttttttttaacacatttatatatataaatactataatcattaaattttatttacaaaattttgacctcatttcattttatatacttaTCATACATTCGCATATAAAGTCAAAGCcaaaaatatcaaaaaaaaaaaaaaaaaaaaaaaaaaaaaaaaaaattatatatgtactcCGGGACCTTTTTTggtaaattaaataaatgcatataattgttttaaaaaaatatgctcatgcaaaaaaaaaaaaaaaaaaaaagaaaaaaaatatatatatatatatatatatatatatatgtattcttGACATTTTTGAAGGTCTACGTAAAgattctatatataaatctaggttttttttttttttttttcatcatatgaggaaatatatatatatatatatttatttattttattttattatttttttttttttttttttttttatagatatctatataacatatatatatatatatatatatatatatatatatatatatatatatatatatatatatgtatgtatatatgtatgtatatatgtatgtatatatgtatgtatatatgtatatatgtatgtatgcatgtattataattttattttatatttttaatatatatatatgctatATTTCTATAGATGTGTATGgggaatatatttatatatgtaaatatttaaatttttgatGTGTGTATAATGAAagctataataatattatatatattatattttccatatttcttatatatattaaataatagtaattaatttaaatatcatgaaatgtttataaaaaCGCGTGACCACATTTTTGTCAGTTTCCTATTTCTTTTCTACAATTTggtacaagaaaaaaaaaaaaaaaagtatccatagacattttttaatataaaaggatcaaatttttttttttttttttttttttgcatattatataataatatatttaaaaaaaaaaaaaaaaattaattaaatattaaaaaattattttttaaaaagaatattaatattttatttttattttaaaaataatttttatattcataaaatacaaaaaacaaagataaaaaaaaaagaaaaaaaacttatttctataaacattttatatcttttatttctttcatatcattttttctttatttgatttttttatgaattaagaaaaatcaaaaatatatatgaaaataataaagtatctttattttcttttgaatAGATAAATATGTTGAAACTTAAGCCTTTATAagaacatacatatatatatgtatatatgtgtatatgtttatattatgttatatttgtatttatgtataaatgtatataagtatatatgtttatattatattatatttgtatttatgtataaatgtatataagtatatatgtttatattatgttatatttgtatttatgtatatatctatatatatatgtatatatgtttatattatattatatttgtatttatgtatatatatatatatatatatatatatatatatatatgtatatatatatattcttttattatatgatattatatatcaagTTAATtgataaacataaaaataaaaaaaaattatatatgctatattatatatattgatatatatatatatataatatttaaaaaaataaaaataaaaaaaacatagaaaaaaggaaaattaaaaaaaaaaaaaaaaaaaaaaacatagaaaaaaggaaaattaaaaaaattttaaaaaaaacatagaaaaaattaaaaaaaaaaaaaaaaaaacatagaaaaaaggaaaaataaaaaattcatattaaaaatattatataatatatgatatatttttttacattacctttttcttcaatatattcttacacacttaaaaaaaaaaataaaatacgctgtcgtatttttttttttaaataagttgtttcacataatatatataaacagaaatataacatatatatatatatatatatataagaggtagatatatatacaaatgtatatttatatatattattttttgctGGTATATATGGATTAGCAACTAGATTAAACAAATCCgattaaataataacaaattaaaaaatccATAGTGCACTACGATAGGTTCcgattacaaaaaaaaaaaaaaaaaaaaaatactaaaatacaaaaaaatataaaaatactaaaatacaaaaaaatataaaaataaacaaaaaattaaaaaaaaattaaaaaaaaattaaaaaaaaaattaaaaaaaaattaaaaaaaaattgaaaaaaaattaaatatggatagtaatataaacattaattatgataattatggtCCCCAGAACCATAATCCGTTGTCCGTAGAAGAATACACATTAAGAAGTAGGGGCAATATAGATGAACCTGGAGTGTTATCAAATATGAATAGTGTATCTAATATTTCTACCTCTACTAATAATATAGGAACAAACACAatgaattttaataattcaaaaggttttattattaatccatttaatgaaaattataaaaaaaataatatatgtacttATTTAGATCATGAAAGTACAAATATTAATGGAGGGGTAAATCAGTATGACAATCACATGGATCAGATGAATCAGATGAATCAGACGAATCAGATGAATCAGATGAATCAGATGAATCAGACGAATCAGATGAATCAGATGAATCAGATGAATCAGATGAATCAGACGAATCAGATGAATCAGACGAATCAGATGAATCAAACGAATCAGATGAATCAGACGAATCAGATGAATCAGACGAATCAGATGAATCAGATGAATATTCAACATCAAAGAAATAGTGTAAATGCTCCTAACATTTATATTCAAAATTTTGATCAAAAttgtgatatatattataataacaacGGGAAATCAAACGGCAATTTAAATGTTCAACAGTCTGACAACGCTCATAACCCTTTGATTTATGATATATCCGAATTATACAATcgagaaaaaaatgaagaacaaAAAACAATATTTAGAGATGAATACAGCAACAGAACTATAATAAAagcattaataaataaaataactaaTACCCCTATGATAAATAATAgtgttaaaaatatagaagatACTAATAGCTCATATAATACAGATGAAAATGTTTATAATGTATGCTCTATGGATGAATAcacaacaaataaatatatatccaaaaattataatgaaaatgaccAAGTAATAGTACAAGGAAATAATACTGTACCAGAAAATGacaataatgaaatatataagaaagaaAATTTATCCATATTTCAAGATTCATTAAAGGATAATATTGTGGAATACAATGCATATCATGATTCAAGACATCATAAACCAATCGATGAACAAGTAgcacattatataaataattattacacaaataataataatgatccatataatagaaatagtacaaataataatggcATTGCagaaaataacataaatgtTAACAGTGCTTTTAATCagtataaagaaaataaacaaTATTATGATTTATTGAATACATTTACAGGAAATATAATGGAAAGAAAAAACATTATGATGCAAAATGTGGATTATAATGAAAGAATCAATGGTAATTCTATTAATATACAAGGATCTAATAACCAACAAATGAATGATCAATTGGTggacaataataatgtaaatatgtGCCTTATGCAGGGTCCCTATATTAATAATcacaatatgaaaaatttttatatgggTAGCAACTATGggggaaataataatatggttcataatattatggGTACTAATAATATggttcataataatatggttcataataatatgggtACTAATAATATGGGTACTAATAATAtgggtaataataatataggtaCTAATAATAtgggtaataataatatgggtaataataatataggtaCTAATAATATggttcataataatatgggtaataataatataggtaCTAATAATATggttcataataatatgggtaataattatatgggtaataattatatgggtaataattatatgggtaataattatatgggtaataattatatggttcataataatatgagtACTAATAATATgggtaataattatatgggtaatgataatatgcgaaataataatatgggtACTAATAATATGGGTACTAATAATATGGGTACTAATAATATGGGTACTAATAATATGGGTACTAATAATATGGGTACTAATAATATGGGTACTAATAATAtgggtaataataatatgggtaataattatataggtaatgataatatgcgaaataatcatattatcGATTATATAATCAATTATATGGTCAATAATATGGTCAATAATATGGTCAATACTATGGTCAATAATATGGTCAATAATATGGTCAATTAT
This sequence is a window from Plasmodium falciparum 3D7 genome assembly, chromosome: 2. Protein-coding genes within it:
- a CDS encoding ribosomal protein L13, mitochondrial, with amino-acid sequence MIRRSLIKLGGYPKASFHEQHINPFSNVQWQSYPFLKKNMPKVDIFSEEHISKCALSVFDKEKGNWFVIDATNKSVGSLAACISKLLQGKYRVDYNPNKVNSSSVIVVNAIHVKFYGHTWDTKIYKFPRKSHSKSHKILSCKTVFARNPSMILNLAVKRMLPNNRLRQIFYRKLYVYPGALHPHWGIPQVVVPKKNVVKKEEQQDIKTFTIL